The Methanofervidicoccus sp. A16 genome has a segment encoding these proteins:
- a CDS encoding molybdenum cofactor guanylyltransferase has product MEISGVVLSGGNAKRLGGEKPFRKFGKGYLIEGTIKVLVEMKIPFVVVFKHMRYLDRENIDKINYLLRRYRQSITWDIVYNGGPIVGIFSGMRVIEGDWILVLPCDTPFISKRSVENLLKYIEIAESKKYNCIVPRHEDGHIEPLFSLYKRSSLSTLERLLKEKERGIPIRALIHRLNPLYVPSKNIDKSKKVFTNINTFEDLRRVIKED; this is encoded by the coding sequence ATGGAGATTTCAGGAGTTGTACTCTCAGGAGGTAATGCAAAGAGATTAGGTGGTGAGAAACCATTTAGAAAATTTGGAAAAGGTTATCTAATAGAAGGTACCATTAAAGTACTTGTGGAGATGAAGATCCCTTTCGTTGTAGTATTTAAACATATGAGGTATTTGGATAGGGAAAATATTGATAAGATAAACTACCTGCTGAGGAGATACAGACAGAGTATAACTTGGGATATAGTATATAACGGAGGACCTATAGTAGGAATATTCTCTGGTATGAGGGTAATAGAGGGAGATTGGATACTTGTACTACCCTGTGATACTCCCTTTATAAGTAAGAGATCTGTAGAAAACCTACTCAAATACATAGAGATTGCAGAATCTAAGAAATACAACTGTATAGTCCCTAGGCATGAGGATGGGCATATCGAACCCCTATTTTCCCTCTACAAGAGATCTTCTTTAAGTACTTTGGAAAGGTTATTAAAGGAGAAAGAGCGAGGAATTCCTATCAGAGCGTTGATCCACAGGTTGAACCCTCTATATGTACCCTCAAAGAATATAGATAAAAGTAAAAAGGTATTCACAAATATAAATACCTTTGAGGATCTAAGGAGAGTTATAAAGGAAGACTAG
- the lysA gene encoding diaminopimelate decarboxylase, with protein sequence MKFPGNDMITVEDGVLKIDGYSAKELAEKYGTPLYVMSENQIVRNYRAYENAFKEYKKKTGKDFILCYAYKANSNLAITRLLSKLGSGADVVSGGELYIARLSKVPPEKIVFNGNCKTEEEIVMGIESNIRAFNVDSISELILIDEIAGEMGVVANVAFRINPDVDPKTHPKISTGLKRSKFGLDVQSGMAMKAIKMALDMDNVNVVGLHCHIGSQLTDLSPFVEETKKVMDFVVELEKEGIKVEDVNLGGGLGIPYHKDKEVPTPYQLAEVIINTIMEYEDKVDLPNLLLEPGRSIVGTAGVLLGKVHHIKETPYGKWVMIDAGMNDMMRPAIYDAYHEIVPCVLREEKEVVNIAGGLCESSDVFGRDRNIPKVGVGDIVAILDVGAYGISMANNYNGRGRPRMVLTSDKGVFVIRERETYGDLIAKDIVPGHLL encoded by the coding sequence GTGAAATTCCCAGGAAACGACATGATAACTGTAGAGGATGGAGTCCTAAAGATAGATGGATACAGTGCAAAGGAACTTGCAGAGAAGTACGGTACTCCTCTATATGTAATGAGTGAAAATCAGATAGTAAGAAACTACAGAGCGTACGAAAATGCATTTAAGGAGTATAAGAAAAAAACAGGGAAGGATTTTATTCTTTGCTACGCCTACAAGGCAAATTCCAACTTAGCTATTACAAGGTTGTTATCTAAGTTGGGAAGTGGTGCAGATGTTGTAAGTGGCGGTGAGTTGTATATAGCGAGACTTTCCAAGGTGCCACCTGAGAAGATAGTATTCAACGGGAACTGTAAAACAGAGGAAGAGATTGTAATGGGAATTGAGAGTAATATAAGGGCTTTCAACGTAGATAGTATAAGTGAGTTGATATTAATAGATGAGATAGCGGGGGAGATGGGAGTTGTGGCAAATGTTGCATTTAGGATAAACCCAGATGTGGATCCAAAGACACATCCTAAGATATCCACAGGTTTAAAGAGGAGTAAATTTGGACTTGATGTCCAATCTGGTATGGCTATGAAGGCTATAAAGATGGCTCTAGATATGGATAACGTAAATGTTGTAGGACTACACTGCCATATAGGATCCCAACTGACAGATCTCTCTCCATTTGTGGAGGAGACTAAGAAAGTTATGGACTTTGTTGTGGAGTTGGAAAAGGAGGGCATAAAGGTGGAGGATGTTAACTTAGGAGGTGGTTTAGGGATACCCTATCATAAAGACAAAGAGGTACCTACTCCCTATCAGTTAGCAGAGGTTATAATTAATACTATTATGGAGTACGAAGATAAGGTAGATCTACCTAACCTCCTCCTTGAGCCTGGAAGAAGTATTGTAGGAACAGCTGGGGTGCTCCTTGGAAAGGTTCATCACATAAAGGAGACTCCTTATGGAAAGTGGGTAATGATAGATGCAGGTATGAACGACATGATGAGACCTGCAATATACGACGCCTACCATGAGATAGTGCCCTGTGTACTTAGGGAGGAAAAGGAGGTTGTAAATATTGCTGGAGGACTATGTGAGAGTTCAGATGTCTTTGGAAGGGATAGAAATATTCCAAAGGTTGGTGTTGGTGATATAGTGGCTATACTTGATGTTGGGGCATACGGTATAAGTATGGCAAACAACTACAACGGTAGGGGAAGGCCAAGGATGGTACTAACTAGTGATAAGGGAGTCTTTGTTATCAGGGAGAGGGAAACTTACGGAGATCTTATTGCAAAGGATATTGTACCTGGACATCTACTTTAA
- the hjc gene encoding Holliday junction resolvase Hjc, whose translation MGRGNSKYRKGTKFEWELKRILEREGFAVVRSAGSHGVDLIAGRKGEIYAFECKSTSKESFYISKENILKLLIFSETFGARPYIAIKIKRDILFIDPYLLKLEGKNYLIDYYKIFPIALSFKELVGKK comes from the coding sequence TTGGGTAGGGGCAATTCTAAGTATAGGAAGGGCACAAAATTTGAGTGGGAACTTAAGAGAATACTTGAGAGAGAGGGTTTTGCAGTAGTTAGGAGTGCAGGTAGTCATGGAGTAGATCTTATAGCAGGGAGAAAGGGAGAGATCTACGCCTTTGAATGTAAATCTACATCTAAGGAAAGTTTTTATATCTCAAAGGAGAATATTCTAAAACTTTTAATTTTTTCAGAGACATTTGGAGCCAGGCCCTATATTGCAATAAAGATAAAGAGAGATATACTATTTATAGATCCCTACCTGTTAAAGTTGGAGGGTAAAAATTATTTGATAGACTACTACAAGATCTTTCCTATAGCCCTAAGTTTTAAAGAGTTGGTAGGGAAGAAATGA
- a CDS encoding nucleoside recognition domain-containing protein, translated as MSYIDIFLISFKTALIYTVKVLSIVLPTIFVMNYLINSGIMEKILKRMLPLIKHLNINPLSLSSILACLFSPTVGYSILAEGLRSNKISEKEVIATSLANSFPSILSHTFTFFLPVVIPILGLTGVAFLFIRLGIALVKSIVGLLYLNKLSRNGNIERELEIKGYKKRDIKDSFYSTLKFSRKLVPVMFITMFLVVFLSKLGIFQYLNNLIMPITERFHLNPNVGLLALTEVINVYGAVVMAGEFLRENILSSKEVLIGLTIGNVITFSSRYVKHSLPLHISLFGPKLGTKIVMINGAITLFLDIIIIIGFLILI; from the coding sequence ATGTCATATATAGATATTTTTCTTATATCATTTAAAACTGCTCTGATTTACACTGTAAAGGTACTCTCTATAGTACTTCCCACCATCTTTGTTATGAACTATCTAATCAACTCTGGTATTATGGAGAAAATCTTGAAGAGGATGCTACCCCTTATAAAACACCTGAATATAAATCCCCTCTCCCTATCCTCTATATTGGCCTGTTTATTTAGTCCTACAGTTGGATACTCTATTTTAGCAGAAGGTTTAAGGAGTAATAAGATAAGTGAAAAAGAGGTAATTGCAACCTCCCTTGCAAACTCTTTCCCATCTATCCTCTCCCATACCTTTACATTCTTCCTCCCTGTTGTAATACCTATATTAGGCCTAACTGGAGTAGCCTTTTTATTTATAAGGTTAGGTATAGCACTTGTAAAAAGTATAGTGGGATTACTCTATCTAAATAAGTTGTCAAGGAATGGGAATATTGAAAGGGAGTTGGAGATAAAGGGTTATAAAAAGAGAGATATTAAAGACTCCTTCTACAGCACATTGAAATTCTCGAGGAAGTTAGTGCCTGTAATGTTTATTACAATGTTCTTAGTCGTGTTTCTATCTAAATTAGGTATTTTTCAATACCTAAATAACTTAATTATGCCCATAACTGAGAGATTTCATTTAAATCCAAATGTTGGTCTGCTGGCCTTAACTGAAGTGATAAACGTCTATGGAGCCGTAGTAATGGCTGGAGAATTTTTAAGAGAGAATATACTAAGTTCCAAGGAGGTACTGATAGGTCTTACTATAGGAAATGTAATAACCTTCTCATCTCGGTATGTAAAACACTCCCTACCTCTTCATATCTCCCTCTTTGGACCGAAACTTGGAACTAAAATAGTTATGATAAATGGAGCCATTACTCTATTCTTAGATATAATAATAATAATAGGGTTTCTAATATTGATATAA
- a CDS encoding 6-hydroxymethylpterin diphosphokinase MptE-like protein: MNLKDWAPIYSKIIEDFKFDQEMDLKSGLLLKDLIDRLKNNVPVERLRELIEGKTVYVVGAGPSIKRHIGILKTLKEIEVIISADGATKALLEEGILPDIIVSDLDGDMDSILESNRKGSIVVVHAHGDNIDRIKKYLPKLKNVVGSYQVPVQIPGLINYGGFTDGDRCCFLAEYYGAKRIVLCGMDFGEYITKYSRPNLRREVEKGDDIKIKKLRYAKELVEYLKEHGKCVILSIEEWIRCQR; encoded by the coding sequence ATGAACCTCAAAGATTGGGCACCTATATACTCTAAGATTATAGAGGATTTTAAATTTGATCAGGAGATGGATTTAAAGAGTGGATTACTACTGAAGGATCTAATTGATAGGCTAAAAAATAACGTCCCAGTGGAGAGGCTAAGGGAGTTAATAGAGGGTAAAACTGTCTATGTAGTTGGGGCTGGTCCCTCTATAAAGAGGCATATAGGGATATTAAAAACTCTGAAAGAGATAGAAGTAATCATCTCTGCAGATGGGGCAACAAAGGCTCTACTGGAGGAGGGCATCCTTCCAGATATAATAGTTTCAGATCTAGATGGAGATATGGATAGTATATTGGAGAGTAATAGGAAGGGATCCATAGTTGTAGTACATGCCCATGGAGATAACATAGACAGGATAAAAAAATATCTACCGAAATTGAAGAATGTTGTAGGAAGTTATCAGGTTCCTGTCCAGATTCCAGGACTTATTAACTATGGGGGATTTACAGACGGTGATAGGTGTTGTTTCCTTGCAGAGTATTACGGTGCTAAGAGAATAGTACTCTGTGGTATGGACTTTGGAGAGTATATAACTAAGTACTCAAGGCCGAACCTAAGGAGGGAGGTAGAGAAAGGGGATGATATTAAGATAAAGAAGTTAAGGTATGCTAAGGAGTTAGTAGAGTACCTTAAAGAGCATGGAAAATGTGTAATATTATCTATAGAGGAATGGATAAGATGTCAAAGGTGA
- a CDS encoding thermonuclease family protein — MEGGNIRIVSLLLIILMISGCLTTTFQGDYYDPYQFIESHEHFVGEVVKVVDGDTVWVRCENGSLYKIRILGIDTPEINHRNNPYEYYTYDGTPITNTTHLKLWGYRAKEYVENKLKGKEVIVVFDRMSPKRDRYNRYLAYIFVDGRDLGEDLIINGYARVYYSQFELLERYLEYEKYAKEHRIGMWNYSNT; from the coding sequence ATGGAAGGTGGAAATATTAGGATCGTCTCCCTTCTATTGATTATTCTAATGATTTCAGGATGTCTCACTACCACTTTTCAGGGCGATTATTACGATCCCTATCAATTTATAGAGAGTCATGAGCACTTTGTAGGAGAGGTTGTTAAAGTTGTAGATGGAGATACTGTATGGGTTAGATGTGAAAATGGAAGTTTATATAAAATAAGAATTCTAGGGATAGATACTCCGGAAATAAATCATAGAAACAATCCCTATGAGTACTATACCTACGATGGAACTCCTATAACTAACACCACACACTTAAAACTCTGGGGCTACAGGGCAAAGGAGTATGTGGAGAATAAGTTAAAGGGTAAAGAAGTTATTGTAGTATTTGATAGGATGTCTCCAAAAAGGGATAGGTATAACAGATATTTGGCTTACATATTTGTAGATGGTAGAGATCTTGGGGAGGATTTGATAATAAATGGTTATGCTAGGGTATACTATTCTCAATTTGAACTGTTAGAGAGATACTTGGAGTATGAAAAGTATGCTAAGGAACATAGAATAGGAATGTGGAACTACAGTAATACATAA
- a CDS encoding phosphoribosylanthranilate isomerase — translation MFIKICGVKTERELNIVEKYADATGVIVESESKRRISLDRAKELIETSSIPVFTVSTLEDFKSWSEVIEKTETEYIQIHSDMDVGTVERLKDEYSVFIMKVFKVPKRSTFPERDAEDLINKIAEYKDIVDRILLDTGKGCGVTHDHRVSKIICKKFDVVLAGGLNPENVREIVDYVQPFGVDVSSGVEKEGEKSEDLIRSFVESLKMI, via the coding sequence ATGTTTATTAAAATATGTGGTGTTAAAACTGAGAGGGAGTTAAATATAGTGGAGAAGTATGCCGACGCCACAGGGGTGATAGTGGAGTCAGAATCTAAAAGGAGGATAAGTTTAGATAGGGCTAAGGAGTTGATAGAAACTTCCAGTATCCCAGTATTTACAGTCTCTACATTGGAGGATTTTAAATCTTGGTCAGAGGTTATAGAAAAAACTGAAACTGAGTATATTCAGATCCATTCAGATATGGATGTTGGAACTGTAGAAAGGTTAAAGGACGAATACAGTGTATTTATAATGAAAGTTTTTAAAGTACCTAAGAGGAGCACTTTCCCTGAGAGAGATGCAGAGGATCTTATAAATAAGATAGCAGAGTATAAAGATATAGTGGATAGGATCCTCTTGGATACAGGTAAAGGATGTGGAGTTACTCACGATCACAGGGTAAGTAAGATAATCTGTAAAAAATTCGATGTAGTACTTGCAGGGGGGCTGAACCCAGAGAATGTTAGGGAAATTGTGGATTACGTACAACCTTTTGGGGTGGATGTATCAAGTGGTGTTGAAAAGGAAGGTGAGAAGAGTGAAGATCTAATAAGATCCTTTGTAGAAAGTTTAAAAATGATATAA
- a CDS encoding methanogenesis marker 6 protein, with product MKTKVIVLSEDAKTSPSRLFRFLNSLNYNIKVKETCFGAYIEGEDEVVDEVANIVRNLEKNKIFCKDRGYPIWDKRVCRAYRGGGPRFGFHQLEAEQRTLELISKGLDELEKGNLDEREIEEKYREIISRYKKLDIEKFKETVEKELSNIL from the coding sequence GTGAAAACAAAAGTTATAGTTCTATCTGAGGATGCTAAAACATCCCCTTCAAGGCTTTTCAGGTTTTTAAACTCCCTAAATTATAACATCAAGGTAAAGGAAACATGTTTTGGAGCCTATATAGAGGGGGAGGATGAGGTTGTTGATGAGGTTGCAAACATCGTTAGGAACTTAGAGAAGAACAAGATCTTCTGTAAGGATAGGGGGTATCCAATATGGGATAAAAGGGTATGTAGAGCCTATAGAGGGGGAGGTCCTAGGTTTGGATTCCACCAGTTGGAGGCAGAGCAGAGAACCTTGGAGTTAATATCTAAAGGGTTGGATGAGTTGGAAAAGGGTAATTTAGATGAGAGGGAGATCGAGGAGAAGTATAGGGAGATTATCAGTAGGTATAAAAAGTTAGATATTGAAAAGTTCAAGGAGACTGTAGAGAAGGAGTTATCCAATATTCTATAG
- a CDS encoding HAD family hydrolase: MKTAVVFDCSGTLVDVKRIVKEIESQKFLCNHQTVDIVDKKRGRVLVVIGENIPLLNLDPDMPMRDLLERIKWRITYCHPPIFKGNILKDCKTKVKELQDPANILNRFNIETDPGYALICDTVKGRIEYTIATGGCLFEGVHEAIEELKDMGVEIYIASGDSKYAIEKLSRLIGIDKDHILPEAHQHLKRDLVLKLKRKGYKVVMVGDGTNDVPAMLESDLSVINLQGGKVSKKALDTADVKIENIGEIVDIVKRLK; the protein is encoded by the coding sequence ATGAAAACTGCCGTAGTTTTTGACTGCTCTGGTACCTTGGTGGATGTTAAAAGGATCGTCAAAGAGATAGAATCCCAGAAGTTTCTATGTAATCATCAGACTGTAGATATCGTAGATAAAAAGAGAGGTAGAGTTTTAGTTGTTATAGGGGAGAATATTCCTCTTTTAAATTTAGATCCAGATATGCCAATGAGGGATCTACTTGAGAGGATAAAGTGGAGGATCACATACTGCCACCCTCCAATCTTCAAGGGAAATATTCTAAAAGATTGTAAAACTAAGGTAAAGGAACTACAGGACCCTGCAAATATACTTAACAGGTTTAACATTGAAACAGATCCTGGATACGCCCTGATCTGTGATACTGTAAAGGGAAGAATAGAGTATACCATTGCCACCGGAGGTTGTCTATTTGAGGGAGTGCATGAAGCCATAGAAGAGTTGAAGGATATGGGAGTGGAGATATATATAGCCTCTGGGGATAGTAAGTACGCCATTGAAAAGTTAAGTAGGTTAATAGGTATTGACAAGGATCACATCCTCCCAGAGGCACATCAACACCTTAAGAGGGACTTAGTGTTAAAGTTAAAGAGAAAAGGGTATAAAGTAGTTATGGTAGGGGATGGAACTAACGATGTACCTGCAATGCTTGAGAGTGATCTATCGGTTATCAACTTACAGGGAGGCAAGGTTTCAAAAAAGGCATTAGATACTGCAGATGTGAAGATAGAGAATATTGGGGAGATAGTGGATATAGTTAAGAGATTGAAGTAA
- the ribK gene encoding CTP-dependent riboflavin kinase: MTVLYGRVTSGRGEGRYFMSLKPYRERFKSILGYYPYEGTLNIKLSEYIPLDTSKCFKIDGFEYKGKKYYGVKVLPAKVSKDEFAIKGALIFPEKSNHPKDIVEVISPLNLRNYLFLKNGDIVKIIVE, encoded by the coding sequence ATGACAGTACTTTACGGGAGAGTAACCTCTGGGAGGGGAGAAGGTAGATATTTTATGTCTTTAAAACCATACAGGGAGAGATTTAAAAGTATATTAGGGTACTATCCTTACGAGGGAACGTTAAATATCAAGTTAAGTGAGTATATTCCCTTAGATACATCTAAGTGTTTTAAGATAGATGGTTTCGAATACAAAGGTAAGAAATACTACGGTGTAAAAGTCCTCCCTGCAAAGGTATCCAAGGATGAATTCGCTATAAAAGGTGCCCTAATATTCCCGGAGAAATCTAACCATCCCAAGGACATAGTGGAGGTAATATCACCGTTGAATCTAAGAAATTACCTATTTTTAAAAAATGGAGATATTGTTAAGATAATTGTAGAGTGA
- a CDS encoding NfeD family protein → MEFYIGHLLILVGLIIILLESILPGLYFPAVGIALTIYGIMLLYAPSLALPLALLAGITTVVILQNMVYRVKGDIKIGPEKYIGREIVLPVDLDETGQALITIDNEKWHIKSREPLKKGDKVRIVGVEGVFLVVEKVKKDYKK, encoded by the coding sequence ATGGAATTCTATATAGGACATTTACTTATCTTAGTTGGACTAATCATTATACTCCTTGAATCTATTTTACCTGGCCTTTACTTTCCAGCAGTTGGGATAGCCCTAACTATATATGGTATAATGTTACTATATGCACCATCTCTGGCACTACCTCTCGCCCTCCTTGCAGGGATAACCACAGTTGTTATTTTACAGAATATGGTATATAGGGTAAAAGGAGATATAAAGATAGGACCTGAGAAATATATAGGAAGAGAGATAGTTTTACCTGTAGATTTAGATGAGACTGGACAGGCCCTAATTACCATAGATAACGAAAAGTGGCATATTAAAAGCAGAGAGCCTTTAAAAAAAGGTGATAAGGTTAGAATAGTTGGAGTTGAAGGTGTATTCTTAGTTGTAGAGAAGGTTAAAAAGGATTATAAAAAATAA
- a CDS encoding 4Fe-4S binding protein, with amino-acid sequence MKVLDRCIGCGNCVPFCPFGAISSYGRAIISRDLCRECKLCIKYCPIDAIVDK; translated from the coding sequence ATGAAGGTGTTAGATAGATGTATTGGATGTGGCAACTGTGTTCCATTCTGTCCCTTTGGAGCGATCAGTAGTTATGGAAGGGCTATTATAAGTAGGGATCTATGTAGAGAGTGTAAATTATGTATTAAATACTGTCCAATAGACGCTATTGTAGATAAATAA
- a CDS encoding bifunctional hydroxymethylpyrimidine kinase/phosphomethylpyrimidine kinase, with protein MSKVNVLLVGGYDPTGGAGIVADVKTVEVVGCNPLTVITSLIPQNNKRVYSKMDLPRDVIEDQLQAIFEDFQVPIVKTGVLTEDAIDVLLKYHKEYNFKIVCDPVLRSTTGYNFIDEKTLEKYFKLFKRSLLILPNSQEYNIIRQSKYFKDLEKGNNYILITGIEDKLLYKGKIIRRFRGRKIDREVHGTGCVFASAVASFIAKGYNIVDAIEEGKRVVLASVIYATKTKYGYNSNPIYINRERILKSLYYALHLLREMDLQSLIPEGDSYIGECLILPRDIEDIASLRITGKGAVEYVKFGVSNIVSKAIITANYYDPKVRGAITIKCSSDILETLRKCGFSLFPLPDGMEIRGIEEGIKVVYEKFEGVPDAIYFKDKVIIFGEDGVDVVKKVKRACEVLR; from the coding sequence ATGTCAAAGGTGAATGTCCTATTAGTTGGAGGTTATGATCCTACAGGTGGAGCAGGGATTGTTGCAGATGTGAAGACAGTTGAGGTAGTAGGATGTAATCCTTTAACTGTGATCACCTCTTTAATACCTCAAAACAACAAGAGGGTATATTCTAAGATGGATCTTCCAAGGGATGTAATAGAGGATCAACTTCAGGCTATATTTGAGGACTTCCAAGTACCTATTGTAAAGACTGGAGTATTAACTGAGGACGCTATAGATGTACTTTTAAAGTATCATAAAGAATACAACTTTAAAATAGTGTGTGATCCTGTTTTAAGATCTACAACAGGCTATAACTTCATAGATGAGAAAACCCTGGAAAAGTATTTTAAACTCTTTAAAAGATCCCTTTTAATACTCCCTAACTCTCAGGAGTACAACATAATAAGACAGTCTAAGTATTTTAAGGATTTAGAGAAGGGGAACAACTACATACTGATAACTGGGATTGAGGATAAACTCCTCTATAAAGGTAAGATAATAAGGAGGTTCAGAGGGAGGAAGATAGATAGGGAGGTGCATGGTACAGGTTGTGTATTTGCCTCTGCAGTGGCATCCTTTATTGCAAAGGGATATAATATTGTAGATGCCATCGAGGAGGGAAAGAGAGTGGTGTTGGCATCTGTGATATATGCAACTAAGACGAAGTACGGATATAACTCCAATCCTATATATATAAACAGGGAGAGAATACTAAAGAGTTTATACTACGCCCTCCATCTACTAAGGGAAATGGATCTCCAATCTCTTATTCCAGAGGGCGATTCTTACATTGGAGAGTGTCTCATCCTTCCAAGGGATATTGAAGATATTGCCAGTTTAAGGATTACAGGAAAAGGTGCAGTTGAATATGTGAAGTTTGGAGTCTCCAATATTGTATCCAAGGCGATAATTACCGCCAACTATTACGATCCCAAGGTTAGAGGTGCAATAACAATAAAGTGCTCTTCGGATATCTTAGAAACTCTAAGGAAGTGTGGATTTTCCCTTTTTCCCTTACCTGATGGGATGGAAATCAGAGGAATAGAGGAGGGCATAAAGGTAGTATATGAGAAATTTGAGGGAGTGCCTGATGCTATCTACTTCAAGGATAAGGTTATTATATTCGGAGAGGATGGAGTAGATGTTGTAAAAAAGGTGAAAAGGGCTTGTGAAGTTTTAAGGTAA
- a CDS encoding NAD(P)/FAD-dependent oxidoreductase, which yields MDFDRYDVVIVGGGPVGCITGENIKHHKVLIVEEHSTVGVPLQCGGLVSKEGVKELGYPKGVVNKVRGAYIFSKNRCIKIEDRDIRAYVFERKIMDKDIAKRASKNVDFLLKAYGRLVIPSYCQEENRLKKEKFLNLKNLLKEEKRYSLSVSFMGDDYHLNPKVIVGADGVKSSIGRSAGIPMRREVLSGAQLEMVNVDVDNDLVYVFLDRTYSKDFFAWIIPMGKDRVRVGLCDTSDGYRKLINFIENHPVVSQMLKDGVPVEFSVGALPIGYAKETVKNNLLLVGDAAGQVKPLSGGGLYYGAKCGKICGRIIGEYLNGEYDMEYLKRYHTLWRREIGREIDFGLKFRDLLKRMDDSMIDKLLEFIEKRELVDYIVREGDMDNPSRVLEGIFKKFFGGFIKDFIK from the coding sequence ATGGACTTTGATAGATACGACGTTGTTATCGTTGGAGGAGGGCCGGTAGGTTGTATTACAGGAGAAAATATAAAACATCATAAGGTATTGATTGTTGAGGAACATAGTACTGTAGGAGTTCCTCTACAGTGTGGAGGGCTTGTTAGTAAGGAGGGTGTTAAGGAGTTGGGATATCCGAAAGGTGTGGTGAACAAAGTTAGGGGTGCCTATATATTTTCAAAGAATAGATGTATAAAAATTGAAGATAGAGATATCAGGGCCTATGTATTTGAAAGGAAGATTATGGATAAAGACATAGCAAAGAGGGCCTCTAAGAATGTTGATTTTCTACTTAAAGCCTATGGTAGACTAGTTATACCTTCCTATTGTCAGGAGGAGAATAGATTAAAAAAAGAGAAATTCCTCAATCTCAAGAACCTCCTTAAGGAGGAAAAGAGATACTCTCTATCTGTAAGTTTTATGGGGGATGACTACCATTTAAATCCCAAGGTTATAGTTGGTGCAGATGGGGTAAAATCAAGTATTGGAAGATCTGCAGGAATTCCTATGAGGAGGGAGGTACTTTCTGGGGCACAACTTGAGATGGTAAATGTAGATGTTGACAATGATCTTGTCTACGTATTTTTAGATAGAACCTACTCTAAGGATTTCTTCGCCTGGATAATTCCCATGGGAAAGGACAGGGTAAGGGTTGGTTTATGTGATACATCAGATGGGTATAGGAAACTTATTAACTTTATAGAGAATCATCCTGTAGTTTCCCAGATGTTGAAGGATGGTGTCCCTGTGGAGTTCTCTGTAGGTGCCCTTCCTATAGGATACGCAAAAGAAACAGTTAAAAACAACCTCCTCCTCGTTGGAGATGCTGCGGGACAGGTAAAGCCTTTAAGTGGAGGGGGATTGTACTACGGAGCAAAGTGTGGCAAGATCTGTGGGAGGATCATAGGGGAGTATCTCAATGGAGAATACGATATGGAGTATCTCAAGAGATACCACACACTCTGGAGAAGGGAGATAGGTAGAGAGATCGACTTTGGACTTAAATTCAGAGATCTCTTAAAGAGGATGGATGACAGTATGATAGATAAACTTTTAGAGTTTATCGAGAAGAGAGAACTTGTAGATTATATAGTAAGGGAGGGGGATATGGACAATCCCTCAAGGGTATTAGAGGGAATATTTAAAAAATTTTTTGGAGGTTTTATAAAGGATTTTATTAAATAA